The following coding sequences are from one Humulus lupulus chromosome X, drHumLupu1.1, whole genome shotgun sequence window:
- the LOC133807156 gene encoding 3-hydroxyisobutyryl-CoA hydrolase 1-like isoform X1: MGSEEGQVLVEEKQYVRNLVLNRPRQLNALSFQMISRLLDLFRAYEDDSNVKFVVVKGKGRAFCAGGDVAAVVRDINEGKWKLGAEFFRKEFTLNYLIATYSKPQVSILNGIVMGGGAGASIHGRFRVVTETSVFAMPETALGLFPDVGASYFLSRLPGFLGEYCGLTGSRLDGAEMLASGLATHFVPSTRLSLLEEELYKVDSGDPVIISEVIGKYSQEPHLKDKSAFLRRDVIDKCFSQRTVEDILSALEREVIKKPDDWISATIQTLRKASPMSLKISLRSIREGRLQGVGQCLVREFRMVCHVMQGQVSKDFVEGCRALLLDKDKNPKWKPSKLELISDDMVNQYFSKVDDEEWEDLKLPARSNLPVSAIAKL, translated from the exons ATGGGTTCCGAAGAAGGCCAG GTTTTGGTGGAAGAGAAGCAATATGTGAGGAATCTGGTATTGAACAGGCCTAGGCAGCTGAATGCCCTTTCTTTTCAAATG ATTTCTCGTTTGTTGGATCTTTTCCGTGCCTATGAGGATGATTCTAATGTCAAATTCGTTGTTGTCAAG GGGAAAGGAAGAGCTTTTTGTGCTGGTGGAGATGTTGCTGCTGTGGTTCGTGATATTAATGAAG GTAAGTGGAAATTAGGTGCAGAATTTTTTCGGAAGGAGTTTACCTTAAATTACTTGATAGCAACGTACAGTAAACCACAG GTTTCAATCCTCAATGGAATTGTCATGGGAGGTGGAGCTGGAGCTTCAATACATGGTAGATTCCGAGTTGTAACTGAAACTTCG GTATTTGCTATGCCAGAAACAGCTTTGGGACTCTTTCCAGATGTGGGTGCCTCTTACTTCTTGTCAAGACTTCCTGGATTCCTTG GAGAATATTGTGGTCTAACTGGTTCTAGATTGGATGGTGCGGAAATGCTTGCTAGTGGTCTTGCAACTCACTTTGTCCCATCAACA AGGCTATCCTTGTTAGAAGAAGAACTATACAAGGTGGATTCAGGTGATCCAGTCATCATCTCAGAAGTTATTGGTAAATACTCACAGGAGCCTCATCTAAAAGATAAAAGTGCTTTTCTCCG GCGAGATGTTATTGATAAGTGCTTCTCTCAAAGAACAGTAGAAGATATTTTATCTGCCCTT GAGAGGGAGGTAATAAAAAAGCCAGATGATTGGATTTCTGCAACCATTCAAACATTAAGAAAGGCATCCCCAATGAGTTTGAAAATCTCTTTGAGATCG ATTAGAGAAGGAAGACTCCAGGGTGTTGGTCAATGTCTTGTACGTGAATTTAGAATGGTTTGTCATGTGATGCAAGGACAAGTCAGCAAGGATTTCGTAGAG GGTTGCAGAGCTCTGTTGTTGGACAAGGATAAAAACCCCAAG TGGAAGCCTTCTAAACTTGAGCTCATCAGTGATGATATGGTTAATCAGTACTTCTCGAAGGTGGATGATGAAGAATGGGAAGACCTCAAGCTTCCTGCAAGATCCAACTTGCCAGTATCTGCCATTGCCAAGCTTTAG
- the LOC133807156 gene encoding 3-hydroxyisobutyryl-CoA hydrolase 1-like isoform X2: protein MGSEEGQVLVEEKQYVRNLVLNRPRQLNALSFQMGKGRAFCAGGDVAAVVRDINEGKWKLGAEFFRKEFTLNYLIATYSKPQVSILNGIVMGGGAGASIHGRFRVVTETSVFAMPETALGLFPDVGASYFLSRLPGFLGEYCGLTGSRLDGAEMLASGLATHFVPSTRLSLLEEELYKVDSGDPVIISEVIGKYSQEPHLKDKSAFLRRDVIDKCFSQRTVEDILSALEREVIKKPDDWISATIQTLRKASPMSLKISLRSIREGRLQGVGQCLVREFRMVCHVMQGQVSKDFVEGCRALLLDKDKNPKWKPSKLELISDDMVNQYFSKVDDEEWEDLKLPARSNLPVSAIAKL, encoded by the exons ATGGGTTCCGAAGAAGGCCAG GTTTTGGTGGAAGAGAAGCAATATGTGAGGAATCTGGTATTGAACAGGCCTAGGCAGCTGAATGCCCTTTCTTTTCAAATG GGGAAAGGAAGAGCTTTTTGTGCTGGTGGAGATGTTGCTGCTGTGGTTCGTGATATTAATGAAG GTAAGTGGAAATTAGGTGCAGAATTTTTTCGGAAGGAGTTTACCTTAAATTACTTGATAGCAACGTACAGTAAACCACAG GTTTCAATCCTCAATGGAATTGTCATGGGAGGTGGAGCTGGAGCTTCAATACATGGTAGATTCCGAGTTGTAACTGAAACTTCG GTATTTGCTATGCCAGAAACAGCTTTGGGACTCTTTCCAGATGTGGGTGCCTCTTACTTCTTGTCAAGACTTCCTGGATTCCTTG GAGAATATTGTGGTCTAACTGGTTCTAGATTGGATGGTGCGGAAATGCTTGCTAGTGGTCTTGCAACTCACTTTGTCCCATCAACA AGGCTATCCTTGTTAGAAGAAGAACTATACAAGGTGGATTCAGGTGATCCAGTCATCATCTCAGAAGTTATTGGTAAATACTCACAGGAGCCTCATCTAAAAGATAAAAGTGCTTTTCTCCG GCGAGATGTTATTGATAAGTGCTTCTCTCAAAGAACAGTAGAAGATATTTTATCTGCCCTT GAGAGGGAGGTAATAAAAAAGCCAGATGATTGGATTTCTGCAACCATTCAAACATTAAGAAAGGCATCCCCAATGAGTTTGAAAATCTCTTTGAGATCG ATTAGAGAAGGAAGACTCCAGGGTGTTGGTCAATGTCTTGTACGTGAATTTAGAATGGTTTGTCATGTGATGCAAGGACAAGTCAGCAAGGATTTCGTAGAG GGTTGCAGAGCTCTGTTGTTGGACAAGGATAAAAACCCCAAG TGGAAGCCTTCTAAACTTGAGCTCATCAGTGATGATATGGTTAATCAGTACTTCTCGAAGGTGGATGATGAAGAATGGGAAGACCTCAAGCTTCCTGCAAGATCCAACTTGCCAGTATCTGCCATTGCCAAGCTTTAG